From Nymphaea colorata isolate Beijing-Zhang1983 chromosome 6, ASM883128v2, whole genome shotgun sequence, a single genomic window includes:
- the LOC116256237 gene encoding serine/arginine-rich splicing factor RSZ21A-like, producing MSRVYVGNLDPRVTERELEDEFRVYGVLRSVWVARRPPGYAFIEFDDRRDALDAIRALDGKNGWRVELSHNSKGGGRGGRGRGGEDMKCYECGEPGHFARECRLRIGPGGMGGGRRRSPSPRYRRSPSYGRRSYSPRGRQSPRHRSTSPRRGRSYSRSPAYYRSRHDSPYANGNGERRRSRS from the exons ATGTCCCGTGTTTATGTGGGAAACTTGGACCCGCGAGTTACTGAACGTGAATTAGAAGATGAATTTAGAGTATATGGGGTATTGAGAAG TGTTTGGGTTGCAAGGAGGCCTCCTGGTTATGCTTTCATTGAATTTGATGATCGTAGAGATGCTTTAGATGCAATCCGCGCATTGGATG GAAAGAATGGATGGCGTGTTGAACTTTCACACAATTCCAAGGGTGGTGGACGTGGTGGTCGTGGCCGTGGTGGAGAGGACATGAAGTGTTATGAATGTGGGGAGCCTGGACATTTTGCTCGTGAATGCCGATTACGTATTGGTCCTGGTGGAATGGGAGGTGGGCGCCGCCGTAGTCCTAGCCCTCGATATCGCCGGAGCCCGAGTTATGGTCGCAG AAGTTACAGTCCACGTGGGAGACAGTCACCACGGCATAGGAGCACCTCTCCCCGTCGTGGACGAAGCTACAGCAGGTCACCAGCTTACTACCGAAGCCGTCATGACTCGCCATATGCAAATGGGAATGG GGAACGGCGTAGGAGCAGAAGCTGA